One genomic window of Mycosarcoma maydis chromosome 20, whole genome shotgun sequence includes the following:
- a CDS encoding uncharacterized protein (related to SNF1 - carbon catabolite derepressing ser/thr protein kinase), whose protein sequence is MSGRDASSRRQPSDHPDGAASSSRSSSRHPSRSGSVHRTKESTKQPVRIGQYILQQTLGAGSFGKVKLATHALTGHRVAMKIINRRKISSLDMGGRVKREIQYLKLLRHPHIIKLYEVITTPNDIIMVIEYAGGELFQYIVDRGRMPEHEARRFFQQVICAMEYCHRHKIVHRDLKPENLLLDEYLNVKIGDFGLSNIMTDGDFLKTSCGSPNYAAPEVISGRLYAGPEIDIWSCGVILYVMLCGRLPFDDEYIPTLFKKINNGIYTLPSYLSQEARHLLSQMLVVDPVKRITIQEIRQHPWFNVDLPAYLRPLPPTPATENHGFHFGMTASPADTGSPADVTSPTNSSSAANSGASSQTSAPASRPGSQPIVTGDLGTIENDIVDELVGKMMGFNRDELMHHLTEKGDNQVKVAYQLVRDHRRMLQIHHMEDAHGMETFLAQSPPAWNEGLEGFMGRSTSIRRKNRDKEAAAVTSNKDQVPPLPTSAQAHVHAQAQAQAHAAVSGAGEDEGDSFTADVAEPEPSDDGNDTLASDDDDVLTDDDGQLTDVEDGSAERIVRIAVLETSLPGFLRAREAERLATPSAEKTSWPACTPIASAATAALAQASTAQMHKKPRSRWHFGIRSRSPPMEIMLELYRTLQSLGMEWRAKPAAKQAKGSGGDGAAGADDAKEKGKNASGSAVSKGEELFFLETRWKVGHVLVRMDLQLYHVDAANYLVDFRNVGYTTQETSFGSDDEHDGHDDQRDSAGNKSAAMEDGAGGAGGTAIMDVSKLEAAFDKAMTEAQQAMQDGEHAGQHRFDGTRIKPSLAPAVPAGRKEVNSPFLFLECATRLIVELAGGA, encoded by the coding sequence ATGTCTGGCAGAGACGCCTCTTCGCGGCGTCAGCCGTCGGATCACCCCGACGGCGCGGCTTCCTCTTCTCGTTCTTCCAGCCGACATCCCTCCCGATCGGGCTCGGTACACCGTACCAAAGAATCGACAAAGCAGCCTGTTCGTATCGGTCAGTACATCTTGCAGCAGACACTCGGAGCTGGCTCATTCGgcaaggtcaagctcgcTACGCATGCACTCACAGGACACCGCGTCGCCATGAAGATCATCAACCGTCGCAAGATCTCGAGCCTTGACATGGGAGGTCGCGTCAAGCGCGAGATTCAGTAcctcaagctgctgcgtcatCCTCACATCATCAAACTGTACGAGGTCATCACCACGCCCAACGATATCATCATGGTGATCGAATATGCTGGCGGCGAGCTCTTCCAATACATTGTCGATCGAGGCCGAATGCCCGAACACGAGGCGAGGCGCTTTTTCCAGCAGGTCATCTGCGCAATGGAGTACTGCCATCGACACAAGATTGTACATCGCGATCTCAAACCCGAAAACTTGCTGCTAGACGAGTACCTCAACGTCAAGATCGGCGACTTTGGGTTGTCCAACATCATGACCGACGGGGATTTTCTCAAGACGAGCTGTGGAAGTCCCAACTATGCTGCACCCGAGGTAATCTCTGGAAGGCTGTATGCCGGACCGGAGATCGATATTTGGTCATGTGGTGTGATCCTGTACGTGATGCTGTGCGGCAGGCTGCCATTTGACGACGAGTACATTCCGACGCTGTTCAAAAAGATCAACAACGGCATCTATACGCTTCCAAGCTATCTTTCGCAGGAAGCGAGGCACTTGCTCAGCCAGATGCTCGTCGTAGATCCGGTCAAGAGGATCACAATCCAAGAAATCAGGCAGCACCCGTGGTTCAACGTGGATCTGCCAGCGTACCTTCGACCTCTGCCGCCGACCCCGGCGACAGAAAACCACGGATTCCACTTTGGCATGACTGCATCGCCTGCTGATACGGGCTCGCCGGCCGATGTCACATCACCGACCAATTCGAGCTCAGCGGCCAATAGCGGCGCATCTTCACAGACGTCGGCTCCGGCCAGTCGACCAGGCAGCCAGCCGATCGTGACAGGCGACCTGGGCACGATCGAGAATGACATtgttgacgagcttgtcggcAAGATGATGGGATTCAACCGCGACGAGTTGATGCATCACCTTACCGAGAAGGGAGACAACCAGGTCAAGGTGGCGTATCAGCTGGTGCGTGACCATCGACGAATGTTGCAGATACATCATATGGAGGATGCACACGGTATGGAGACGTTCCTTGCACAGAGTCCGCCTGCGTGGAACGAAGGGCTCGAAGGCTTTATGGGCCGATCCACCAGCATTCGACGCAAGAACCGCGACAaggaagctgcagctgtcaCATCCAATAAGGATCAAGTCCCGCCCTTGCCGACGTCGGCGCAAGCGCATGTACAcgcgcaagcacaagcacaagctcaCGCAGCGGTGTCGGGTGCTGGAGAAGATGAGGGCGACTCGTTCACCGCGGATGTTGCAGAGCCGGAGCCGTCCGACGATGGGAATGATACTTTGgcaagcgacgacgacgacgtgctgaccgacgacgacggccAACTGACCGACGTGGAAGATGGTTCGGCTGAGAGGATTGTCAGGATTGCCGTACTCGAGACGTCTCTGCCAGGCTTCttgcgagcgagagaggcCGAGAGACTGGCTACGCCATCGGCAGAAAAGACGTCGTGGCCGGCGTGTACGCCCATCGCTAGTGCGGCAACCGCGGCACTTGCACAGGCATCCACGGCGCAGATGCACAAGAAGCCGCGCTCGCGATGGCACTTTGGTATCCGATCACGCAGTCCGCCCATGGAGATCATGCTGGAGCTGTATCGAACGCTGCAGTCGCTGGGGATGGAATGGAGAGCCAAGCCGGCGGCGAAGCAAGCCAAAGGCAGCGGAGGCGATGGAGCAGCGGGAGCCGACGATGCCAAGGAGAAGGGCAAGAATGCAAGCGGCTCAGCGGTCAGCAAGGGTGAAGAGCTGTTCTTCCTCgagacgaggtggaaggtAGGCCACGTGCTCGTGCGCATGGATCTGCAATTGTATCATGTGGACGCTGCCAATTACCTCGTCGATTTTCGAAATGTGGGGTACACCACGCAGGAGACCTCTTTCGGCTCGGACGATGAACACGATGGACACGACGATCAGAGGGACAGCGCTGGGAACAAGTCGGCAGCCATGGAAGACGGAGCGGGCGGAGCAGGCGGAACGGCGATTATGGATGTGAGcaagctggaagctgcGTTTGACAAAGCCATGACCGAGGCGCAGCAAGCGATgcaggatggcgagcacGCTGGACAGCACCGTTTCGACGGTACGAGGATCAAGCCGAGCCTGGCACCGGCAGTCCCGGCGGGCCGAAAGGAGGTCAACAGTCCGTTTTTGTTCCTGGAGTGTGCTACGCGGCTCATTGTCGAGTTGGCGGGTGGCGCGTAG